The genomic segment CCGCGGTGACGCTGCCGAACAGACCATCCACGATGCGATCGCGGTTCAGGAAGCCGGTGCCATCGCCGTGGTGATGGAGATGGTGCCCGCCGAGCTGGCCACCCAGATCACCGGCAAGCTGACGATCCCGACCATCGGCATCGGCGCCGGCCCCAACTGCGATGCGCAGGTGCTGGTCTGGCAGGACATGGCCGGACTCACCAGCGGTAAGACCGCCAAGTTCGTCAAGCGATTCGGTGACGTCGGCGGCGAATTACGCCGCGCGGCAATGCAATACGCCGAAGAGGTGGCGACCGGCGCGTTCCCGGCGGAGGAGCACAGCTTCTAGCTGCCGCGATCCCGATAAGCTTCCAGCAGCCGCAGCCAGAGCTCGCTGACCGTTGGAAAGCACGGTACTGCGTGCCACAGGCGGTCGATGGGCACCTCCCCAGCGACGGCGACGGTCGCCGCGTGCAGCATTTCGCTGACTCCCGGGCCGACCATGGTGACACCGAGCGGAATGCGGCGGCTGTCGTCGACGACCATCCGGGCCCTGCCGCGATAGCCGTCCGCGTAGAGCTTGGCCCCCATCACCACATCGCCGATCTCGATGTCGACCACGGACACGTGATGACCGGCGGCTCGGGCTTGTCGCTCCGTCATTCCGACCGAGACGGCTTCAGGATCGGTGAAGAACGCCTGCGGGACGGCCCTCGTATCGGCGGTTGCGACGTGTGGGCCCCATGCGCCGGTTTCCACGACGCCTGACCGAGCCCGCGTCGAAATCACCGCTGCCGCTATCCGGGCTTGGTACTTGCCTTGGTGGGTCAGCAGAGCGCGATGGTTCGCGTCGCCTGCGGCATAGAGCCAGTCGCCTGCGACACCGGTAACGGTCAGGGCATCGTCGGTGTCGAGCCAGGTTCCCGGCACCAAGCCGACAGTTTCGAGACCCATGTCACCGGTCAACGGCTTGCGACCGGTCGCGAACATCACCTCGTCAACTTCGACTGTTGCGCCGTCGTCGAGATCGACGGCGACGCCGCCCGCGTCACGGCGCAGCCGATGAACGTTCACCCCGGTACGTACGTCGACTCCAGCGTCAGTCAGCCCTCGTTCGATGGCTTCGGCGACGAAGGACTCCATATCGGCGAGGATGCGAGAACGCACGAGCAGCGTGACGGATGAGCCCAGACCTTGCCAGGCGGTGGCCATCTCGACCGCGACTCCACCACCACCGACGATGGCCAACCGCTTGGGCACCTCAT from the Mycolicibacterium crocinum genome contains:
- a CDS encoding dihydrolipoyl dehydrogenase family protein gives rise to the protein MTENVYDVIVIGAGPVGQTAADRCRAANLSVAVVEQELVGGECSYWGCVPSKALLRPVLALADTRRVDGAREAVTGAINTKGVFGRRDRYVTDWDDSGQADTVVAMGADLFRGHGRLDGERRVTVTSSAGDVLSLTARHAVVISSGSGAALPDVPGVDEVHPWTNRKATDSNEVPKRLAIVGGGGVAVEMATAWQGLGSSVTLLVRSRILADMESFVAEAIERGLTDAGVDVRTGVNVHRLRRDAGGVAVDLDDGATVEVDEVMFATGRKPLTGDMGLETVGLVPGTWLDTDDALTVTGVAGDWLYAAGDANHRALLTHQGKYQARIAAAVISTRARSGVVETGAWGPHVATADTRAVPQAFFTDPEAVSVGMTERQARAAGHHVSVVDIEIGDVVMGAKLYADGYRGRARMVVDDSRRIPLGVTMVGPGVSEMLHAATVAVAGEVPIDRLWHAVPCFPTVSELWLRLLEAYRDRGS